In one Bacillus sp. PK3_68 genomic region, the following are encoded:
- a CDS encoding TetR/AcrR family transcriptional regulator, protein MYEAFEKQPQAKKDLILKVAIEEFVKNGYEKASTDIITSRAGISKGILFHYFKSKKNLYVYLASHVIDLTTKKTVESLDDIRSDDFFERIKEAVWLKQEVTAPYKQEMQFITDVLLHPPKVVKSEIEDLLRRKHETYGIALMQSRLYPKELIDESRLRPGVSKERVIQMTAFIVEQLSAKYQTLQKNKQYNFFENPELLMSELDAYLDIVKHGVYKAE, encoded by the coding sequence TTGTATGAAGCTTTTGAAAAGCAGCCTCAGGCTAAAAAAGATTTAATATTGAAAGTAGCCATTGAAGAGTTTGTGAAAAATGGCTATGAAAAAGCATCTACCGATATTATTACAAGCCGGGCCGGTATTTCTAAAGGGATTCTTTTTCACTATTTTAAAAGCAAAAAAAATCTGTATGTATATCTCGCATCCCATGTGATTGATCTGACAACGAAAAAAACGGTAGAGTCACTTGATGATATCCGATCTGATGATTTTTTTGAACGGATTAAAGAAGCTGTCTGGTTGAAACAAGAAGTGACAGCTCCTTATAAACAGGAGATGCAGTTTATCACGGATGTTCTGTTGCACCCGCCGAAAGTGGTTAAATCAGAGATTGAGGATTTATTAAGAAGAAAGCATGAAACCTATGGAATTGCTTTGATGCAAAGCCGCTTGTACCCGAAAGAATTGATCGATGAGAGCAGGCTGCGGCCAGGAGTGTCTAAGGAAAGGGTCATCCAAATGACAGCCTTTATCGTAGAGCAGCTTTCAGCAAAATATCAGACGCTTCAAAAAAATAAGCAATATAACTTTTTTGAGAACCCGGAACTGTTAATGAGTGAGCTTGATGCTTACCTCGATATTGTGAAACATGGTGTGTATAAAGCGGAATAA
- a CDS encoding ABC transporter permease subunit: MIIQREWKRSRKSLIIWSLILGGLVIWLLSIFPQFAEQQEDMEKLFEAYPDSMKDLFKMNELSLSTLIGFYGIEVYMMTTLLGSIYAAILASNMLAKEENDKTVEFLLSKPVTRNEIVGQKAAVVIINVFILNIVVAMASLIGFQLAKGYEVPYKTFALLVIGALLLHLTFAALSYLLSAVMRKTRNTLAVSIAVVIITYFLNMMSGLSEELNVVKYMSPFYYIEAASIINDHKLEPAYSLIMVMVCLLSLFAAFMVYKRKDISV, translated from the coding sequence ATGATTATTCAAAGGGAATGGAAGCGTAGCCGCAAATCATTAATTATCTGGAGCTTGATTTTAGGGGGGCTGGTTATTTGGCTGCTAAGTATTTTTCCTCAATTTGCTGAGCAGCAAGAAGACATGGAGAAATTATTCGAGGCCTACCCGGATTCAATGAAAGATCTATTTAAGATGAACGAGCTCAGCCTTAGTACATTAATAGGTTTTTATGGAATAGAAGTATACATGATGACAACGCTGCTCGGAAGTATTTATGCAGCCATATTGGCTTCCAATATGCTGGCCAAGGAGGAAAACGACAAAACAGTTGAGTTCTTGTTATCAAAGCCGGTAACGAGAAATGAAATTGTGGGACAAAAAGCTGCTGTTGTGATTATTAATGTGTTTATTTTAAACATAGTAGTAGCTATGGCTAGTCTGATAGGCTTCCAATTGGCAAAAGGATATGAGGTGCCGTACAAAACATTTGCTTTATTAGTAATCGGAGCACTCCTGCTTCATCTCACCTTTGCAGCTCTCTCCTATTTGCTATCGGCTGTTATGAGAAAAACAAGAAATACATTGGCTGTCTCTATTGCTGTAGTCATCATCACTTATTTTTTAAACATGATGTCAGGTCTCTCAGAGGAACTGAATGTAGTGAAATATATGAGTCCGTTTTATTACATTGAGGCCGCTTCTATTATTAACGATCACAAGCTGGAGCCTGCTTACTCATTAATTATGGTAATGGTATGCTTGCTTAGTCTCTTTGCTGCGTTTATGGTATATAAGAGAAAAGATATTTCTGTTTAA
- a CDS encoding ABC transporter ATP-binding protein: MGIVELHNLTKSYKNNRGIVDVSFSIEEGEIFGFIGPNGAGKSTTIRTLLNFIYPTSGHATIFGKDIVKKSKEIRRHVGYLPSEVHYYDDMKVIDLLTYSARFHKNFKEKRMKDLATILDLNLNRKIEDLSFGNRKKVGIVQALLHEPQLIILDEPTSGLDPLMQHHFFDLLHQEQKRGATIFFSSHVLSEVQKMCDRVAIIKEGQLVKVETMESLTKNKMKNVTIAMEGADQLLIEFDGVISREVKRNELKLLYNGDIQWLLKQLNSLPLQDVLIEEPSLEEIFMHYYES, translated from the coding sequence GTGGGAATTGTAGAGCTTCATAACTTAACGAAATCATATAAAAACAATCGGGGGATTGTAGATGTTTCTTTCTCGATCGAAGAAGGAGAGATCTTTGGGTTTATCGGTCCGAATGGAGCCGGGAAAAGCACAACGATTCGCACGTTGTTGAACTTTATTTATCCGACGAGCGGTCATGCTACTATTTTTGGAAAAGATATCGTGAAAAAATCGAAGGAAATTCGTCGGCACGTCGGCTATTTGCCATCTGAAGTTCATTACTATGATGATATGAAAGTGATTGACTTATTGACTTACTCGGCCCGCTTTCATAAAAACTTTAAAGAAAAAAGAATGAAGGACTTGGCTACCATACTTGATTTGAATTTAAATAGGAAAATTGAGGATCTTTCTTTCGGAAACCGCAAAAAGGTGGGCATTGTCCAAGCGCTTTTGCATGAACCACAGCTTATTATTTTAGATGAACCGACAAGTGGACTTGACCCATTGATGCAGCATCATTTCTTTGACTTGCTGCATCAAGAGCAAAAGCGCGGGGCAACGATTTTTTTCTCTTCTCATGTTTTAAGCGAAGTGCAAAAGATGTGTGATCGTGTGGCCATTATTAAAGAAGGCCAGCTTGTGAAAGTAGAAACGATGGAAAGCTTAACGAAAAATAAAATGAAGAACGTGACAATTGCAATGGAAGGCGCTGATCAGCTTTTAATAGAATTCGACGGAGTGATCAGTCGCGAAGTGAAAAGGAACGAACTCAAACTTCTCTACAATGGAGACATTCAATGGCTTCTCAAGCAATTGAACAGCTTGCCTCTGCAGGACGTGTTGATAGAGGAGCCGTCGCTTGAAGAAATCTTTATGCATTATTACGAAAGCTGA
- a CDS encoding response regulator transcription factor yields MNGLTVMIIDDEETMRQLLKTFLEKEGYAVMEASNGIDALSAIDKQVPDLLIVDVMMPYMDGFTFAAEIKRRYDLPLIFLSAKGEEWDKIHGLKLGGDDYIVKPFHPGELLARIESVLRRTNPSSRQTNRYTIGPLTLDMQSYKVTVNGRSLSLTLKEYELLSWLAQHPGKVFSREQLLHSVWGEEYNGSERTVDTHVKTLRLKLKDQSALIQTVWGIGYKFEVS; encoded by the coding sequence ATGAATGGATTAACGGTAATGATCATAGATGATGAAGAAACAATGAGGCAGCTTTTAAAAACCTTTTTGGAGAAAGAAGGCTATGCCGTTATGGAAGCATCCAACGGAATAGATGCTCTTTCTGCTATCGATAAGCAAGTACCTGATTTATTAATAGTAGATGTCATGATGCCGTATATGGATGGCTTTACTTTCGCAGCAGAGATCAAAAGAAGATATGATTTACCGCTTATTTTTTTATCAGCTAAGGGAGAAGAATGGGATAAAATTCATGGCTTAAAACTGGGGGGCGATGATTATATCGTAAAGCCTTTTCACCCTGGTGAGCTGCTAGCCAGGATTGAATCTGTTTTAAGAAGAACCAATCCTTCTTCCCGGCAAACAAATCGCTATACGATCGGACCGCTCACTCTTGATATGCAATCTTACAAAGTAACAGTGAATGGGCGCTCTCTCTCATTAACATTAAAAGAATATGAGCTGCTTTCTTGGTTAGCACAGCATCCAGGAAAAGTTTTTTCTCGGGAGCAACTGCTTCATTCCGTTTGGGGTGAGGAATACAACGGCAGCGAGAGAACGGTGGATACTCATGTGAAGACATTGCGGTTAAAGCTAAAGGATCAGTCTGCTCTCATTCAAACTGTCTGGGGAATCGGTTATAAATTTGAGGTGTCCTAG
- a CDS encoding ATP-binding protein: MRKNFTLSQKVLFLILSCIVFTIVFAFFFLHFLYKDLYLNSIRESVIYQGERTASHYHYGTLSKEIIEKIHWYNVVSEYEIIAVDNLDELSTYFPYKINYEALVNKQDQKRLEQGNYVMKEGYVKEFNREIIGAIFPIMGETGLIGFIYIYVPLAAIQEVFQGSLPILILTGTIFFLLLFLVVNRIRQSLFQPLTEIQQFSQEVSKGNYSNRLPIRANDEVGQLAKAFNKMSSSLEKQDIRKKEFLSNVVHELRTPLTYISGYTQALKQEIYTSPEEAQQYLNTMEKETDRLKKLIHDLVDLDHLQESMYVLDKEPIAVAQLLLDTLHLFDIHTSEKKIRTEVNFQEDLIIDGDAKRIQQVIYNILDNAIKYSFKESTLIIDLKAEDNDMLLQVINQGISIQEEDLSRIGERFFRTDKARSRATGGTGLGLSIVKEIVRLHGGTFSIRNGRAAQEIIVSIRLPLLVDPVV; encoded by the coding sequence GTGAGAAAGAATTTTACATTAAGTCAAAAGGTGCTATTTCTTATTTTGTCCTGTATCGTCTTCACCATTGTTTTCGCCTTCTTCTTTTTGCACTTTTTGTATAAAGACTTGTACTTGAATAGCATAAGGGAATCGGTCATTTATCAGGGCGAAAGGACAGCTTCCCACTATCACTACGGTACTTTAAGTAAAGAAATTATTGAAAAAATTCATTGGTACAATGTCGTATCTGAATACGAGATTATTGCAGTTGACAATTTGGACGAGCTTTCCACCTACTTCCCTTATAAAATCAACTATGAAGCGCTTGTCAATAAACAAGACCAAAAGCGGTTAGAACAAGGCAACTATGTCATGAAAGAAGGCTATGTAAAAGAATTTAACCGGGAAATTATCGGCGCCATCTTCCCTATTATGGGCGAAACGGGACTGATCGGATTTATTTATATTTACGTGCCGCTGGCAGCTATTCAAGAAGTATTCCAGGGCAGCCTGCCCATCTTAATTTTAACAGGCACTATATTTTTCTTGCTCTTGTTTCTTGTCGTTAACCGGATCCGACAATCACTCTTTCAGCCGCTCACAGAAATTCAGCAATTCTCACAAGAGGTATCTAAGGGGAATTATTCGAATCGCCTGCCCATTCGTGCCAACGATGAGGTTGGTCAGCTCGCAAAAGCCTTTAACAAAATGAGTTCTTCCTTGGAAAAGCAGGATATCCGGAAAAAAGAGTTTTTATCCAATGTCGTCCATGAGTTAAGAACACCATTAACTTACATCAGCGGTTATACACAGGCGTTAAAGCAGGAAATATATACTTCGCCCGAAGAAGCCCAGCAATATTTGAATACGATGGAAAAAGAAACCGATCGCCTAAAAAAATTAATCCATGATTTAGTTGATCTTGATCATCTCCAGGAAAGCATGTACGTGCTCGATAAGGAACCTATCGCTGTCGCCCAGCTGCTGTTAGACACGCTCCACTTGTTTGACATTCATACGAGTGAAAAAAAGATTAGAACGGAAGTGAATTTCCAGGAAGATCTCATCATTGACGGTGATGCAAAGCGAATTCAGCAGGTTATTTACAACATACTGGATAATGCCATTAAATATTCCTTTAAAGAAAGCACCCTAATCATTGACTTAAAAGCAGAAGATAACGACATGCTCCTACAAGTAATCAATCAAGGCATCAGCATTCAAGAGGAAGATCTCTCACGCATAGGTGAACGCTTTTTTCGCACAGATAAAGCCAGAAGCCGGGCAACTGGTGGAACCGGCCTTGGCCTCTCTATCGTAAAAGAAATTGTCAGGCTGCACGGCGGAACTTTTTCCATTCGCAACGGACGGGCAGCCCAAGAAATCATTGTTTCTATCCGCTTGCCGTTGCTTGTTGATCCTGTTGTTTAA
- a CDS encoding SCO family protein, producing the protein MKKIWLLILSMTLIALSGCGLDKTKPYQMKSFTFTNQNGKAFGSESLKGKVWVANFIFTNCDTVCPPMTANMAALQKRLRAEDLPVELVSFSVDPAVDTPNKLKKYIAGFTEDESNWQMLTGYTQEQIETFGREEFQTLIQKPESSNQVIHNTNFYLVNQHGEIVEEYSFTLGAHSDDMIKDIKKTLSNS; encoded by the coding sequence ATGAAGAAAATATGGCTGCTTATACTAAGCATGACATTAATCGCGCTTTCGGGCTGCGGCTTGGATAAAACCAAGCCCTATCAAATGAAATCATTCACCTTTACTAATCAAAATGGAAAAGCGTTTGGCAGCGAAAGCCTGAAAGGAAAAGTGTGGGTCGCTAATTTTATCTTTACCAATTGTGACACTGTCTGTCCACCGATGACAGCCAATATGGCTGCTTTGCAAAAACGCTTGAGAGCAGAAGACCTTCCTGTGGAGCTTGTCTCCTTCAGTGTCGATCCGGCTGTGGATACACCGAACAAGTTAAAAAAGTATATAGCTGGTTTTACAGAAGATGAGTCGAATTGGCAGATGCTCACCGGTTATACTCAAGAGCAAATCGAGACGTTCGGCAGAGAGGAATTTCAAACGCTCATTCAAAAACCCGAATCATCAAATCAGGTCATTCATAACACAAACTTTTACTTAGTGAATCAACATGGAGAAATTGTAGAGGAGTACAGCTTTACCTTAGGAGCTCACAGTGATGACATGATTAAAGACATAAAAAAAACCTTGTCAAATAGCTGA
- a CDS encoding FixH family protein, which translates to MKKLFWMIAVVFAMTALAACNSGADKKEVEKPKTVQKKVEPLEAVLDVPEKAAVNENIAMKATVSQGDEKVADADEVKFEVWEEGKKEESKMIKAKNNKDGTYEAKTAFDHDGLFTVQVHVQARDLHTMPLKPVTVGKGVTEDHHEHEKQAGHSHDHGEHAEGFAMHFMEPENVKANVPTSLTVHLQMKEAPLAKAQVRYEIWNKANPDKHDWVDVKETKPGEYSGAYTFAAAGEFTVKVHVENKEGLHEHEDHQVKVAQ; encoded by the coding sequence ATGAAGAAACTATTCTGGATGATAGCCGTCGTCTTTGCTATGACGGCACTAGCTGCATGTAATAGCGGGGCAGATAAGAAGGAAGTGGAGAAACCAAAGACGGTACAGAAAAAGGTAGAGCCGCTGGAAGCAGTGCTTGATGTTCCCGAAAAAGCAGCTGTTAACGAAAATATCGCTATGAAAGCCACTGTATCGCAAGGTGATGAAAAAGTAGCCGATGCTGATGAAGTGAAGTTTGAGGTATGGGAAGAAGGCAAAAAAGAAGAAAGCAAAATGATCAAGGCAAAAAACAATAAAGACGGCACATACGAAGCAAAAACTGCTTTTGACCATGATGGACTCTTTACTGTACAAGTACATGTGCAGGCAAGAGACCTTCATACAATGCCTTTAAAGCCAGTGACTGTCGGAAAAGGGGTAACTGAAGATCACCATGAGCATGAAAAACAAGCCGGACACAGTCATGATCACGGAGAGCATGCAGAAGGCTTTGCTATGCACTTCATGGAGCCTGAAAACGTAAAAGCGAATGTCCCCACTTCATTAACCGTTCATTTGCAAATGAAAGAAGCGCCTTTGGCAAAAGCACAAGTCCGCTATGAAATCTGGAACAAGGCCAATCCTGATAAGCACGATTGGGTGGATGTGAAAGAAACGAAACCCGGCGAGTACTCTGGTGCCTATACATTCGCTGCAGCTGGCGAATTTACTGTAAAAGTTCATGTAGAAAACAAAGAGGGCTTGCATGAACATGAAGATCACCAAGTAAAAGTAGCTCAATAG
- a CDS encoding PH domain-containing protein gives MFKKMAADALGLSDIGTIISPADYDKTDADDYVMHEDDEKIYFLIKTKADEYCFTNLALIHVDGESAVSSKRTLKRYPYAQHRISNVVLETAGKIDMDVEIKFQLGNQAFDIDVRKDQIEQLKDLYKALLRIAEITHENSVYIDMASKSLDKAANILQNSRTDEKQLGTTYRELTDFGFTWMTSVREQYHLKDFGEIFEKYINN, from the coding sequence ATGTTTAAGAAAATGGCTGCCGATGCACTTGGCTTATCGGACATTGGAACGATTATTTCACCGGCGGATTATGATAAGACAGATGCTGATGACTATGTGATGCATGAAGATGATGAAAAAATTTATTTTTTAATTAAAACAAAAGCAGATGAATACTGTTTTACGAACCTCGCTTTGATCCATGTAGATGGGGAAAGCGCAGTGTCTTCTAAAAGAACGTTAAAACGTTATCCGTATGCTCAGCATAGAATCTCTAATGTTGTGCTTGAAACAGCCGGTAAAATTGATATGGATGTTGAAATTAAATTCCAACTAGGAAATCAGGCATTTGATATTGATGTTCGAAAAGACCAGATTGAACAATTAAAAGATTTATACAAAGCTTTGCTGCGCATTGCAGAGATTACTCACGAGAACAGCGTATACATAGATATGGCTTCAAAAAGCCTTGATAAAGCAGCAAATATTTTGCAGAACTCACGCACAGATGAAAAACAATTAGGAACTACTTATCGGGAATTGACCGACTTCGGTTTTACATGGATGACATCTGTCCGAGAGCAATATCACTTAAAGGATTTCGGGGAAATATTTGAGAAGTATATCAATAATTAA
- a CDS encoding PadR family transcriptional regulator, producing the protein MARENQTKYAILGLLTTGCRSGYSIKQMIDGSLNYFWKVSYGQIYPTLKQLVDEEFATVETTLQDKKPDKKEYYITPKGKQALQEWIQAPFKELPTEKNEFLLKLFFSQHEEKNIIYAQLSEYLKKLHERYQTYQSIEHMINSSYADKHEAQFWLMTLDYGKRTTKAAIEWCECSMKKIDQL; encoded by the coding sequence ATGGCAAGAGAAAATCAAACAAAGTATGCAATACTTGGGCTACTGACGACTGGATGCCGCTCTGGATATTCTATCAAACAAATGATTGATGGAAGTTTAAACTACTTTTGGAAAGTCAGCTATGGACAAATATATCCTACTCTAAAACAGCTGGTTGATGAAGAGTTTGCAACAGTGGAAACAACTTTACAAGACAAAAAACCTGATAAAAAAGAGTATTATATAACGCCCAAAGGAAAGCAAGCTCTCCAAGAATGGATTCAGGCGCCTTTCAAAGAGCTACCAACGGAAAAAAATGAATTTTTACTTAAGCTGTTTTTTAGCCAGCACGAGGAGAAGAACATTATTTATGCTCAGCTCTCAGAATACTTAAAAAAGCTCCATGAGCGATATCAGACCTATCAAAGCATTGAACACATGATTAATAGCAGCTATGCTGACAAACACGAGGCCCAATTTTGGCTTATGACATTGGACTATGGAAAAAGGACAACAAAAGCAGCGATTGAATGGTGTGAGTGTTCTATGAAGAAAATTGACCAGTTATAG
- a CDS encoding DUF4188 domain-containing protein, whose protein sequence is MFPGRYTASSNEEVVVFIIGMRVNKWWAIHKWLPVFKAMPAMIRELYTNKDLGFLSMESFFGLRTTIMVQYWRSADELMDYAKGQNHLTAWREFNQKIGNNGVVGIYHETYIVPKGQYECMYGNMPAYGLARATGHQAITPELHSARQHLDAGL, encoded by the coding sequence ATTTTCCCCGGGCGTTACACTGCCAGTTCAAATGAGGAGGTTGTCGTATTTATTATCGGTATGCGAGTGAATAAATGGTGGGCTATTCATAAATGGCTGCCCGTATTCAAAGCCATGCCAGCTATGATTCGAGAGCTGTATACAAATAAAGATCTTGGCTTTTTGTCTATGGAATCGTTTTTTGGACTGCGAACAACTATCATGGTGCAATATTGGCGTTCTGCAGACGAATTGATGGATTATGCAAAAGGACAGAACCACCTTACCGCATGGAGAGAGTTTAATCAAAAAATCGGAAATAATGGTGTGGTAGGCATTTATCATGAGACATATATTGTTCCTAAAGGACAATACGAATGTATGTATGGAAATATGCCCGCTTACGGATTGGCACGGGCCACAGGCCATCAAGCCATCACACCAGAATTGCATTCCGCCCGACAGCACCTGGATGCAGGTTTATAA
- a CDS encoding GntR family transcriptional regulator, whose translation MPIPTDHSKLVRKSAKESAFSQLLQWIIDGTLRPGEKLNDKELAEALGVSRTPIRESLQLLEAQGFVEMYPGKSTQVTRVEEESMKDILPPLAALQALAAELAVPHLTDEATLLLELTNEQLAEAVRSKNYFGALKIDEEFHQIIVDTANNPYLLKMIPSLQSHVRRLFFHSSLVLTEKTIEEHAAIIKHLKDRDATGAAASMRKNWLRSIEEFRSLKSL comes from the coding sequence GTGCCAATACCTACTGATCATTCAAAGCTGGTAAGAAAATCAGCAAAAGAAAGCGCATTCAGCCAGCTGCTACAATGGATTATTGACGGCACCTTGCGTCCGGGCGAAAAATTGAATGACAAAGAGCTTGCTGAGGCTTTAGGTGTCAGCAGAACTCCAATTCGTGAATCGCTGCAGCTTCTTGAAGCACAAGGATTTGTAGAAATGTACCCAGGTAAATCAACACAAGTGACAAGAGTGGAAGAAGAATCAATGAAAGATATCCTCCCACCCTTAGCAGCATTACAAGCATTGGCAGCTGAACTGGCTGTCCCCCATTTAACAGATGAAGCAACCCTGCTGCTAGAATTGACAAATGAACAATTAGCTGAGGCTGTACGTTCAAAAAATTACTTTGGTGCTCTAAAAATTGATGAAGAGTTTCACCAAATTATTGTCGATACAGCCAACAACCCTTATCTTCTTAAAATGATTCCATCTTTACAATCACATGTTCGAAGATTATTTTTTCACAGTTCGCTTGTTTTAACGGAAAAGACGATAGAAGAACATGCAGCGATCATTAAACACTTAAAGGATCGGGATGCTACAGGGGCTGCGGCAAGCATGAGGAAGAACTGGCTTCGTTCGATCGAAGAATTTCGCTCTCTCAAATCACTATAA
- the brnQ gene encoding branched-chain amino acid transport system II carrier protein: MKSKLSFSAYLAIGVMLFALFFGAGNLIFPAQLGQNAGTNVWPAVIGFLTTGVGLPFLGILAMGFSGSSNLQELASRVHPIYAVIFTSLLYLTIGPFFATPRTGTVAYDIGISPFVGEGSAQVGLLIFTLVFFGVTMWLSLNPSKIVDRVGKILSPALIILLLILLITVIAKPMGSIEAPQEMYANGAFVKGFLEGYNTMDALASLVFGIIVINAIRSMGVTSKGEVLSATIKAGTVAIFFLAIIYVGIAYLGATSTEKFGVFDTGGPVLNSAASYYFGSFGTVMLSVIIILACLTTSIGLITACGEYFHTLFPKVSYKKFVVFFSLFSFVIANFGLSNIIMYSIPVLMFLYPLAITLMLLTFLSPLFNHSRVVYVAATIVALLISTIDGLKTFCDSFSIPYFNWMKAVVSFYEQVLPLYGQGLGWLLPVLIVIVITGVIVRLQKLSTVEA; this comes from the coding sequence ATGAAGTCGAAATTATCATTTTCAGCTTATCTTGCAATTGGAGTTATGTTGTTTGCACTGTTTTTTGGAGCGGGTAATCTTATTTTTCCAGCGCAGCTTGGCCAAAATGCCGGCACGAACGTTTGGCCAGCGGTTATTGGCTTTTTAACAACTGGAGTAGGGCTGCCGTTTCTCGGAATTTTAGCGATGGGCTTCTCGGGCAGTTCTAATCTTCAAGAACTGGCAAGTCGTGTCCATCCGATATACGCAGTTATTTTCACTTCGCTTCTTTATTTAACGATCGGACCATTTTTCGCCACTCCGCGTACAGGTACAGTCGCTTACGATATCGGTATATCTCCGTTTGTAGGTGAGGGCTCTGCACAAGTAGGGTTATTGATTTTTACTCTAGTGTTCTTTGGTGTTACGATGTGGCTGTCATTAAACCCTTCAAAGATTGTTGACCGGGTTGGAAAGATTCTATCACCAGCACTGATTATACTGCTCTTGATCTTATTAATTACTGTTATTGCTAAACCTATGGGATCTATTGAGGCTCCTCAGGAAATGTATGCAAACGGGGCATTTGTGAAAGGTTTCTTAGAAGGATACAACACAATGGATGCGCTCGCTTCGCTTGTCTTCGGAATTATTGTTATTAATGCGATTCGCTCCATGGGTGTGACATCCAAAGGAGAGGTATTATCCGCAACAATTAAAGCGGGGACTGTGGCAATCTTTTTCCTTGCCATCATCTATGTAGGTATTGCTTATTTAGGTGCTACAAGCACAGAGAAATTCGGAGTTTTTGATACGGGGGGCCCTGTTCTTAACAGCGCAGCTTCTTATTATTTTGGAAGCTTCGGAACAGTCATGCTGTCAGTGATCATTATACTGGCATGTTTAACAACAAGTATTGGGTTAATTACAGCGTGTGGCGAGTACTTCCATACTTTGTTCCCGAAAGTAAGCTATAAAAAGTTTGTTGTTTTCTTTTCATTGTTCTCATTTGTCATTGCGAACTTTGGGTTATCCAACATTATTATGTACTCAATTCCAGTCTTAATGTTCCTGTATCCGCTGGCTATTACTTTAATGTTGTTAACATTCTTATCGCCGTTGTTTAATCATTCACGGGTTGTTTATGTAGCAGCCACAATAGTAGCATTGCTAATCAGTACAATCGATGGCCTCAAAACATTCTGTGATTCATTCAGCATTCCATACTTTAATTGGATGAAAGCGGTAGTGTCATTTTATGAGCAAGTATTGCCGTTATACGGCCAGGGACTTGGCTGGTTGTTGCCAGTTTTAATCGTAATCGTCATTACAGGAGTGATTGTCCGTCTTCAAAAGTTATCAACTGTTGAAGCTTAA
- a CDS encoding CarD family transcriptional regulator has translation MFQVGDKVFYPMYGAGVIEAIEEREIQGKTQEYCVIAIPLSKMDVMIPVKVIKKSRIRSITSRKVAKEILSDFDNKVSDCSLSWKERLKKNTEKMKTGEMQDTAEVVRDLLHYEREKALNSVEKQLLDRAKRILISELIMIKDITENEAAELLKLTS, from the coding sequence TTGTTTCAAGTTGGCGACAAGGTTTTTTATCCAATGTATGGAGCAGGGGTGATTGAAGCCATAGAAGAACGAGAAATCCAAGGGAAAACACAAGAGTACTGTGTTATTGCCATTCCTCTTAGTAAGATGGATGTCATGATTCCTGTAAAGGTGATCAAGAAATCACGAATCCGTTCGATTACTAGCAGAAAAGTAGCAAAAGAGATATTATCCGACTTTGATAATAAGGTATCTGATTGTTCGCTTTCGTGGAAGGAAAGGTTAAAAAAGAATACGGAAAAAATGAAGACAGGGGAAATGCAGGACACAGCTGAAGTAGTTCGAGACTTGCTTCATTATGAACGGGAAAAAGCGCTTAACTCTGTTGAAAAGCAGTTGCTTGACCGTGCCAAGCGTATTCTAATTAGTGAATTAATCATGATAAAAGATATTACGGAAAATGAAGCGGCAGAGTTACTGAAACTCACAAGTTGA